Genomic segment of Candidatus Zixiibacteriota bacterium:
ACTGATATATAGAAATTGACAGCATCCTCCGCCTCTTTATCGAACCAGAGGCACGGCATAATAGATTTCATTTTGATTCCCTTTTTTACTTTGTTCTCAATCCGGTTATCATATCCTGAACTGCAGGCGATTTCGGCGGAGAATATTTTTCATCGTCGAGAGCGCCGACGCGCCGATTCCGTGAAGTCGTGAAATTTCGTCAATCGTTTTTCCGGCGAGGTCTTCGGGAGTAAAGATGCCGTTATTGACGAGGGCGCGCTGCGCCGGTCGAGCCAGGACTCGAAACTGGTGGCTTAGACGGGAATAATCAAATTCAGCCACCATTGTCCGGTCGCAGTTTGACATTCTGTTTGGTCGTCGCCGATTTCTTGCCATAGCATGTAATCCTTGTGCGGTCTCTATCGAGGAGACATTTTAACGAAAGTGGCGAACCCGGCATAATGTATCCGCTTCTTATCAAAAAGCGGCTTCATCTTCGCCATCTCCTGCATTCGCGGGTCATGAAAGGCTTTTTTGTTGACGTCATTGCGATGTTTCTTGGAGCGGAATTCAACCGCCGAGAAAATCATCACTTCACCCGGTTTCAATTTCAATAATTTGTCGAATCCGGGCGAAAATTTTGACTTGAGTTCATCGGCAAGAAATTCCCGGTACTCGAGGGCGCCG
This window contains:
- a CDS encoding helix-hairpin-helix domain-containing protein gives rise to the protein MSNCDRTMVAEFDYSRLSHQFRVLARPAQRALVNNGIFTPEDLAGKTIDEISRLHGIGASALSTMKNILRRNRLQFRI
- a CDS encoding DUF1428 domain-containing protein, which encodes MKGHFMKGYVDLYLLAVPKKNLAAYRQIARRFGEIVAEYGALEYREFLADELKSKFSPGFDKLLKLKPGEVMIFSAVEFRSKKHRNDVNKKAFHDPRMQEMAKMKPLFDKKRIHYAGFATFVKMSPR